In Daphnia magna isolate NIES linkage group LG7, ASM2063170v1.1, whole genome shotgun sequence, a single genomic region encodes these proteins:
- the LOC123474636 gene encoding probable nuclear hormone receptor HR38, with protein sequence MHGSGSPAGTGQFISGHLTDRPNGWPNSRSSTTAQPMNYAIKSPMLVKQISNPGFTAVQANSSARPSRQFYNRQVSSPAMMTSSPLLVKPTNGINNPNAAGRRIYGGPRLLVNPKIFSPPANQNNNNNKSGSVSSLNSSGGSGLDISMTSQQHKKSGGFNSVPPPSPVVRPPTNAQDRPSFFNVTPDGDGAGTSSKLNDASPLPGYQSLSPPPRMSALPLAQLSNTSASAEFQRKDLRYNSLPARFKTVADYYASLTGRRSSFEPENNQYLPSPNSGNNERRTSTLPSPSKTAAMAARNSGRESPEEGGFLEFSVKRSNSFSSSTASGSPSTVQHQQHQQHQQHQQHQQHQQHQQHQQHQQHQQQRGGSSPTPSFSSCSLDGSFSTSSLNDSVDIRPGPWPFRPSDAAALASSSPQPKMVVHSIGLVKRTTISDFKRKLLQQLHHPASNKKISAVEQLKATQPPPAGIVANKGGPPISPDISPVTKHPALENLIRRSARVSYIASRLSQQQQQRNNRFHPHYSPRTDVLSSTIAEGRSEEELAAADDDTATVSSATSSNAASVRRHLSFQTNSRRGSSTPSSGSSTPIETSL encoded by the exons ATGCATGGCTCTGGATCACCCGCTGGAACGGGCCAATTCATTTCGGGACACTTGACCGACAGACCCAACGGATGGCCCAATAGCCGATCTTCTACCACTGCCCAGCCAATGAATTACGCAATCAAGAGTCCCATGTTGGTGAAGCAAATCTCCAATCCGGGATTCACTGCTGTCCAGGCAAATTCCAGTGCACGACCTAGTAGGCAATTCTACAATCGGCAAGTATCCAGTCCAGCAATGATGACATCCAGCCCACTCCTGGTCAAGCCTACTAATGGAATTAATAATCCCAATGCGGCCGGGCGGCGGATTTACGGTGGTCCTCGACTCTTGGTCAATCCGAAAATCTTTTCACCGCCGGCcaatcaaaacaacaacaacaacaagagcGGCAGTGTCAGCAGCCTCAATTCGAGTGGCGGCAGTGGCTTGGACATTTCCATGACGAGTCAACAGCACAAGAAATCCGGTGGATTCAACAGTGTCCCGCCACCCAGTCCAGTCGTCCGTCCACCGACCAATGCCCAGGATCGGCCTAGCTTCTTCAACGTCACTCCAG ATGGAGATGGTGCCGGAACTAGTTCGAAATTGAACGACGCTTCACCTCTTCCGGGCTATCAGTCTTTGTCACCTCCGCCCAGGATGTCCGCATTGCCTTTGGCCCAGCTGTCTAACACGTCAGCATCGGCAGAATTTCAACGAAAAGATTTGCGCTACAATTCGCTTCCGGCTCGATTCAAAACGGTGGCTGATTATTATGCCTCCTTGACTGGAAGACGCTCTTCATTCGAACCGGAAAACAATCAGTATTTGCCAAGCCCAAACTCTGGAAATAACGAAAGGAGAACTAGCACACTGCCATCTCCGTCGAAAACAGCAGCAATGGCAGCCAGAAATAGCGGAAGAGAAAGCCCAGAAGAAGGCGGGTTTCTGGAATTTTCCGTCAAACGTTCCAATTCTTTCAGCTCTTCAACGGCGTCTGGGTCTCCCAGTACTGTCCAGcatcaacagcatcaacagcatcaacagcatcaacagcatcaacagcatcaacagcatcaacagcatcaacagcatcaacagcATCAGCAACAACGAGGAGGATCATCGCCAACACCTTCGTTTTCCTCTTGTTCGCTCGATGGTTCCTTTTCCACGTCCAGCTTGAACGATTCCGTGGATATCCGTCCCGGTCCTTGGCCGTTCCGACCCTCAGATGCTGCAGCACTTGCTTCCTCATCACCACAACCCAAAATGGTTGTACATTCTATCGGATTGGTCAAACGAACCACCATTTCTGATTTCAAACGAAAGCTGCTCCAGCAGCTCCATCATCCGGCGTCTAATAAAAAGATTTCGGCCGTAGAGCAACTCAAAGCTACCCAACCTCCACCGGCCGGAATAGTCGCGAACAAAGGAGGGCCGCCCATTTCTCCTGATATTAGTCCAGTGACGAAACATCCGGCACTGGAGAATTTGATTCGTCGTAGTGCTAGAGTGAGCTACATTGCCAGTAGGCTTAgtcagcagcaacagcaacgcAATAACCGATTTCATCCGCACTACAGTCCACGAACGGACGTGTTGTCCTCCACCATTGCAGAGGGTCGAAGTGAGGAAGAACTGGCTGCGGCAGATGACGATACAGCCACCGTTTCGTCAGCTACCAGCAGCAATGCAGCTAGTGTCCGTAGACATTTATCTTTTCAAACAAACTCACGTCGTGGGTCGTCCACCCCTTCTAGTGGTAGTTCTACACCCATTGAAACGTCTCTCTAG
- the LOC116927227 gene encoding uncharacterized protein LOC116927227 — METVLAISNLFLGLFVILGFTASSGASVEIWGAIFLVVFALFLISKKLKTKRIIIGMAVKASLIGITLLISYSKSLRSNQGLLHNCKLIPTIVYGLKLCNRVALDFCMAICGLLIITVNSLLAANSFIASKRSPNAIA, encoded by the exons ATGGAGACTGTTCTTGCAATAAGTAACCTATTCTTGGGTCTTTTCGTCATCTTAGGCTTCACGGCTTCAAGCGGTGCTTCTGTAGAGATCTGGGGAGCAATCTTCCTGGTCGTATTTGCTCTTTTTCTCATCAGTAAAAA GCTGAAAACCAAGAGAATCATCATTGGAATGGCAGTGAAGGCTTCGTTGATTGGTATCACGCTACTGATTTCTTACTCAAAGAGCCTTAGAAGCAATCAAGGATTACTCCACAATTGCAAGTTGATTCCCACGATAGTCTATGGATTGAAATTAT GTAACAGAGTTGCCTTGGATTTCTGTATGGCAATTTGTGGCCTTTTAATCATCACTGTCAACAGTTTACTGGCCGCCAATTCCTTTATCGCCTCAAAAAGAAGCCCAAACGCTATAGCTTAA
- the LOC123474644 gene encoding uncharacterized protein LOC123474644 has translation MNKILCVTNVLAGLLAFSLQIAALFIYLEWVPFIIIWIILWGGIYLVIFGVLLIKKKFKSSDAVTGMAVVAVLIGITLIGLFSWRISSYQEAIANCGLTKICDRAAIDSLMIISGILAVIVNGIVATKASSFVSQQICS, from the exons ATGAACAAAATTCTGTGTGTTACCAATGTGCTTGCGGGTCTTCTAGCGTTCAGTTTGCAG ATAGCGgcattattcatttatttagaATGGGTTCCATTTATCATAATATGGATTATCCTCTGGGGAGGAATTTACCTAGTCATCTTCGGTGTGCTCCTGATCAAGAAAAA GTTTAAATCGAGTGATGCCGTCACTGGAATGGCAGTCGTCGCCGTGTTGATTGGTATCACGTTAATAGGACTTTTTTCGTGGAGAATTAGTAGCTATCAGGAAGCGATAGCTAATTGCGGTTTGACCAAAATTT GTGACAGAGCTGCCATCGATTCCTTAATGATCATCAGCGGCATTTTAGCTGTAATCGTCAACGGGATCGTTGCCACAAAAGCATCATCGTTTGTTTCACAACAAATATGCTCATGA
- the LOC116933805 gene encoding brachyurin, translating into MRLFTLVTIFVAVAGVSSNASDGKAIEKYKISLNSHDATSALNVGFNMERPQILPAADGSTRISKTSSGCGVAKSNRISAGLENNRITGGEQAIANEFPWQAFLQVEMKGGNAYACGGSLISNKWILTAARCLVVPGQTVNYVDIYLGKHDRTVSEDNQKLYSSSENFVHPDWNPTTQVGDIALIKLKSSVKLSQYISPVCLASSSEPDYVNSPVTVTGWGITYDGRPTMSPVLHKMTVPVISNGECSLTYGSNITDAIICTSGANSSGTCIGDSGGPMNFQQPDGTWKQIGIISFGSDQGCQKGHPSGYTRISSYSSWIEETINSSNSAGIPMFSVLSLFLFFVNFEISYQI; encoded by the exons ATGCGGCTCTTCACTCTTGTTACCATCTTTGTGGCTGTGGCTGGTGTTTCTTCCAACGCTTCTGATGGCAAAGCTAtcgaaaaatacaaaatcagtTTAAACAGTCACGATGCCACATCTGCTTTAAATGTCGGGTTCAATATGGAAAGGCCGCAAATCTTACCGGCAGCAGATGGCAGCACTAGAATTAGTAAGACGTCTTCGGGTTGCGGAGTAGCTAAAAGCAATCGGATATCGGCCGGCTTGGAAAATAACAGGATTACTGGAGGAGAACAGGCAATAGCCAACGAGTTCCCCTGGCAAGCCTTCCTCCAGGTAGAGATGAAAGGAGGCAATGCATACGCCTGCGGAGGTAGTTTGATTTCCAATAAATGGATCCTCACAGCTGCACGTTGTCTCGTCGTACCAGG ACAAACGGTTAATTACGTTGACATTTACCTGGGCAAACACGACCGTACGGTGTCAGAAGACAACCAGAAGTTATACTCGAGCAGTGAGAATTTCGTTCACCCTGACTGGAATCCTACTACGCAGGTTGGAGACATTGCTCTAATTAAACTGAAATCCTCCGTCAAACTCTCAC AATATATCAGCCCCGTTTGCTTGGCGAGTTCGAGCGAACCGGATTACGTCAATAGTCCCGTCACTGTTACCGGATGGGGTATCACTTATGATG GCCGTCCTACCATGAGCCCTGTACTTCACAAGATGACAGTTCCAGTTATTTCTAATGGCGAATGCAGTCTCACTTATGGCAGCAACATTACAGACGCAATTATCTGCACTAGTGGGGCCAATAGCAGTGGAACTTGCATA GGTGACAGTGGCGGCCCCATGAATTTCCAACAGCCGGATGGGACGTGGAAGCAGATTGGAATCATCTCTTTTGGATCGGATCAAGGCTGCCAGAAAGGTCATCCCAGCGGATATACGAGGATTAGCTCTTACTCGTCTTGGATTGAAGAAACCATTAATTCATCAAATTCTGCCGGTATTCCAATGTTTTCCGTTTTATCGCTGTTTCTGTTTTTCGTGAATTTCGAAATCAGCTATCAGATATAA
- the LOC116927224 gene encoding uncharacterized protein LOC116927224: MNKILCVTNVLAGLLAFSLQIAALSIYSVLDWNWDPDKAGAGIWGGIYLVIFGVLLITKKLKSSAVVNAMAIVATLIGITLIGLYSWSIDIYQEEIANCGLSPILKICDRAAIDSLMIISGILAVIVNGIIATKAPSFVP; this comes from the exons ATGAACAAAATTCTGTGTGTTACCAATGTGCTTGCGGGTCTTCTAGCGTTCAGTTTGCAG ATAGCGGCATTATCCATTTATTCAGTATTGGATTGGAATTGGGATCCGGATAAAGCGGGTGCAGGCATCTGGGGAGGAATTTACCTAGTCATCTTCGGTGTGCTCCTGATCACGAAAAA GCTGAAATCGAGTGCAGTCGTCAACGCAATGGCAATAGTCGCCACGTTGATTGGTATCACGTTAATAGGACTCTATTCGTGGAGCATTGATATCTATCAGGAAGAGATAGCTAATTGCGGTTTGTCACCTATTCTCAAAATTT GTGACAGAGCTGCCATCGATTCCTTAATGATCATCAGCGGCATTTTGGCTGTAATCGTCAACGGTATCATTGCCACAAAAGCACCATCTTTTGTTCCATAA
- the LOC123474142 gene encoding uncharacterized protein LOC123474142, protein MRDLNVAREEALASNVRIAELASTLNVATLLNWDSSIGAMPGSCADLRRIEHVKNGIHLAMGEKGVESVYCDFTSEGKNRWIGYADVKTAPVYFSVQRTSRFNKTNVPIPFDLAKSAIGNAMNLTSGIFTAPKTGTYFFIFNGLVEFDETSNVIPYLAVGLFLNKSGNRIALALTEEAYTVKDQYRGQRAPLALQTTIRLQEGDQVWLEILAQSRERYLSLITQTITRLSLDG, encoded by the exons ATGAGGGATTTGAATG TTGCAAGAGAGGAAGCGTTGGCATCCAATGTCCGGATTGCGGAACTGGCATCGACATTGAATG TGGCTACGCTACTGAACTGGGACAGTTCAATAGGAGCAATGCCAGGATCCTGTGCGGATTTGAGGCGAATTGAACACGTCAAGAATGGAATTCACTTGGCTATGGGGGAGAAAGGCGTTGAAAGCGTTTATTGTGACTTTACTTCAGAAG GAAAGAACCGTTGGATTGGATATGCTGATGTCAAAACGGCGCCGGTGTATTTCTCCGTGCAAAGAACTAGTCGATTTAACAAAACCAACGTTCCAATTCCATTTGATCTCGCGAAATCCGCTATCGGAAACGCCATGAATTTGACGTCGGGAATTTTCACTGCACCCAAAACGGGCAcctattttttcattttcaacggACTGGTTGAATTCGATGAAACCTCCAACGTCATCCCTTACCTGGCCGTTGGTCTTTTCCTCAACAAATCGGGTAACAGAATCGCCTTGGCTTTGACGGAAGAGGCTTACACTGTGAAAGACCAGTATAGAGGCCAACGTGCTCCATTGGCCCTTCAAACAACAATTCGGCTGCAAGAAGGAGATCAGGTTTGGTTGGAAATCTTGGCCCAATCACGGGAACGGTATCTCTCTTTGATAACACAAACAATCACTCGGCTTTCACTGGATGGCTGA
- the LOC116927064 gene encoding uncharacterized protein LOC116927064, translating into MAAAACASLEETESFITCSICLCEFDAEFRKPKFLPCAHTVCLKCLEEIHKNFVIACPLCRKEFSYQDNVTCLPNNSYVLHMLRLTEKNAEPASKPDLEGKPTWCLTCGAVAKQSCSVHSIIDVTANTIKNFESLLNLRDDLKKMRDQGQTKLALAIEKRKEIQTHFQQLSQSLKLVLHEVTVQEDQNNLLLVEMISQLEANSPQLRSRLSSSEMITGQDDQDPILSELMSVVDGSKPEDSFEILKEKMKKTLQSYESKLAEAVAMAKSITYQKKSIISVWLTDSNNQAIPTWDLLESGFNTYWPNDTCLSPTKRDFLLLSHIVFSIQKRGQKINKQSNSDFSAVSSKAKPVATKLGEPSSLVKTESSLVKTENTNTTVKLDPSTEKFDLNKSTLVVVVRRHGTLKGAVHIRLSSSCDSPFMQQLGKICFHSSKQFSNAIGKTVPDVFLLLPACKDLADFSYNGLTGLPPTRHYMEAGISLCPDEKGVFNSWNLVFALRHFEQKKNEMHLKTIQPIHFIGQVTEGIDVIEMLSWTTKHQRSGYTFTLESR; encoded by the exons ATGGCAGCTGCAGCGTGTGCCTCGTTGGAGGAAACAGAGAGCTTCATAACATGTAGTATTTGCTTGTGTGAATTTGATGCAGAATTCAGGAAGCCCAAATTTTTGCCTTGTGCTCACACTGTTTGCCTTAAATGTTTAGAG GAGATTCACAAAAATTTTGTCATAGCTTGCCCACTCTGTCGAAAAGAGTTCTCGTATCAGGACAATGTCACATGCCTTCCCAACAACTCTTATGTGCTGCACATGCTAAGgttaacagaaaaaaatgcagAACCTGCAAGTAAACCTGATCTAGAGGG GAAACCTACATGGTGCCTCACATGTGGTGCCGTGGCTAAACAAAGCTGTTCTGTTCATTCCATTATTGATGTTACAGCCAACACAATCAAGAATTTTGAATCACTCTTGAATCTCAGAGATGATCTCAAGAAAATGAGGGATCAAGGCCAAACAAAATTAGCCTTGGCcattgaaaagagaaaagaaattcagACCCATTTTCAGCAACTATCTCAGTCATTGAAATTGGTTTTGCATGAAGTCACTGTACAAGAAGATCAAAATAATCTCCTTCTTGTTGAAATGATTTCTCAACTAGAGGCGAACAGTCCTCAATTACGATCTCGCCTTTCATCCTCCGAAATGATAACAGGACAAGACGACCAAGATCCTATTTTATCCGAATTGATGTCTGTAGTCGATGGTTCCAAACCAGAAGATAGTTTTGAAATtctcaaagaaaaaatgaagaaaactcTCCAGTCCTACGAGAGCAAGCTGGCCGAAGCAGTTGCCATGGCCAAGTCTATCACGTATCAAAAGAAGAGCATAATATCTGTTTGGCTTACTGACTCCAACAATCAAGCCATTCCCACATGGGACTTGCTGGAATCGGGGTTCAACACGTATTGGCCAAATGACACCTGTTTGTCGCCAACAAAACGCGATTTTCTGCTTTTGTCTCACATCGTGTTTTCTATACAAAAGAGGGGACAGAAGATAAACAAACAATCAAATTCAGATTTCTCTGCTGTGTCCTCCAAGGCGAAACCTGTTGCGACCAAATTAGGTGAACCTAGTTCCTTAGTGAAGACTGAAAGTTCCTTAGTGAAGACTGAAAATACTAATACAACGGTCAAGTTGGATCCCTCAACCGAAAAATTTGATCTCAACAAGTCGACATTGGTAGTGGTTGTCCGTCGACACGGCACTTTAAAGGGCGCTGTCCATATCAGGCTGTCCTCTAGCTGTGATTCACCATTCATGCAGCAATTGGGTAAAATCTGCTTCCACTCGTCGAAACAATTTAGCAATGCCATTGGAAAA ACTGTTCCCGATGTGTTTCTCTTGCTTCCGGCCTGTAAGGACCTGGCGGATTTTTCCTACAACGGGTTGACTGGTCTTCCGCCTACACGCCACTACATGGAAGCCGGAATATCTTTGTGTCCGGATGAAAAGGGCGTTTTTAATAGCTGGAATTTAGTTTTTGCTCTTCGGCATTTTGAGCAGAAAAAGAACGAGATGCACTTGAAAACTATCCAGCCCATCCATTTTATTGGCCAAGTGACAGAGGGCATAGATGTTATCGAAATGCTCAGTTGGACGACCAAGCACCAGAGAAGTGGGTACACTTTCACTCTGGAATCGCGTTAG